From Thermodesulfobium sp. 4217-1:
GATTTTTACGGAAACGAGAAGTCTATTACTCTTTCAAATGCTGCCAGGGTAAGGATAGAGTTCGTAGACCAGAAGGGCAGCGTTACCGTCTTTAGAGAGCTGGATCTTTTAGATGGCGAGATATTTGACGGCTCATTTATGAGCGTAAAGGCTTTGTCTGATTTCTATGAGAATCAGATAAGTGATGCAAAGAAAGAGGATATTTTGTGGTCATTGCACCTCAAGGCCACTATGATGAAGGTGTCCGATCCAGTATTATTTGGCTATGCTATCAGGGCATATTTTAAGGATATCTTCGCAAGGCATCAAGGTGCTCTCAATGAGATAGGAGTTAATCCAAACAGCGGCCTAAACGATCTATTCGCAAAGTTGGAAAAATTGCCTGACGATAAGAAAGCTGAGATAAAAAAGGACATAGAAGCCGTTTATGAAAAGAATCCAGGTCTATATATGGTCGACTCGAACAAAGGAGTCACAAACCTTCATATGCCAAACCTTGTGCTTATAGATGCGTCAATACCTACCATAATCAGAGACGGCGGAAAGGCCTGGGGACCAGATGGTCTGCCTCACGATGTAAAGATAGTCATTCCTGATAGGTCATACGCTACTATGTATGCCAAAATAGTAGAAGATTGCAAGAAAAACGGCGCTTTTGACAGGGCGAAAATGGGAACTGTCATAGACATTGGTCTGATCGCTATGAAGGCTGAAGAATACGGATCTCATGACAAGACTTTTATAGCGCCCGATGATGGAGTTGTCAGGGTGGTAGATGCTGAAGGCGGGAAAATTCTTATGCAGCACTCGGTAGAAAAGGGCGACATCTGGAGAGGGTGCCAGGTAAAGGATGTTGCCGTCAGAAATTGGGTTCAGATTGCAGTAGAAGAGGTAAAGAAAAATAATCTTCCTGCAATATTCTGGCTGGATGAAAACAGACCTCACGATGCAGAAGAGATCAAGAAGGTTAGAGAATACCTGAAAGATTACGATCTTACTGGTCTGGATATAAAGATAATGTCTCCTGAGAACGCTATGAAGGCTACAGTAGAGAATATCCGTAAGGGGAAGGATATGATCGCAATTACTGGCAACATATTGAGAGATTATCTGTCCGATCTATTTCCAATATTGGAAGTCGGCACGAGCGCAAAGGTATTCTCTATAGTGCCCCTTCTCTCAGGCGGGCGTATGTTCGAGACTGGTGCTGGAGGCAGCGCCCCAAAGCATGTAGAGCAATTTCTCGAGCAAAATCATTTGAGATGGGACTCCATTGCAGAATTCGTAGCCCTTTCTCAAAGCCTGAAGTTCATAGCTGACAAATATAATCACAAAAGGGCTTCCATATTGGCAGAATCCTGCGAGAAGGCAATATCAGAGGTGCTTGCCAATAGAGAGTGGCCATCAAGAAAAGTAGGAGAGCTTGATAACAGAGGCGAACATTTCTATTTCGTTAAACACTGGTCAAATGCGCTATCATCTCAAGCAGAAGACGCTCAGATAAAGGAAAAGTTTACGGCAGTTAGCGATAAGCTCAGCAAAAATGAACCTTTAATAAAGGAAGAGATGCTCAGCGTTCAGGGTCAGAAGGCTGACATAAAAGGCTATTATAGGCCAGATGAGGATATTGCGAAAAAGCTAATGCGTCCGAGCTCGACTCTAAACAAGATAGTGGACGAGATATAAGAATCAAAATCTATGTTGGCCGCTAAACTTAGCGCAAGCTTTA
This genomic window contains:
- a CDS encoding NADP-dependent isocitrate dehydrogenase, yielding MKDRVKVIWTIVDEAPYLATFSLLPIVKKFFDMSDIEIDIKDISLSSRILANFSDFLTEDQRVSDDLSILGELVNQPDTILIKLPNISASLPQLKVAIKELQAKGYNLPDYPDDPKSDQDEQIRERYSRALGSAVNPVLRQGNNIRAVPRSIKETARKFPQLMGLPLKEYDSSSKTHVSYMTEGDFYGNEKSITLSNAARVRIEFVDQKGSVTVFRELDLLDGEIFDGSFMSVKALSDFYENQISDAKKEDILWSLHLKATMMKVSDPVLFGYAIRAYFKDIFARHQGALNEIGVNPNSGLNDLFAKLEKLPDDKKAEIKKDIEAVYEKNPGLYMVDSNKGVTNLHMPNLVLIDASIPTIIRDGGKAWGPDGLPHDVKIVIPDRSYATMYAKIVEDCKKNGAFDRAKMGTVIDIGLIAMKAEEYGSHDKTFIAPDDGVVRVVDAEGGKILMQHSVEKGDIWRGCQVKDVAVRNWVQIAVEEVKKNNLPAIFWLDENRPHDAEEIKKVREYLKDYDLTGLDIKIMSPENAMKATVENIRKGKDMIAITGNILRDYLSDLFPILEVGTSAKVFSIVPLLSGGRMFETGAGGSAPKHVEQFLEQNHLRWDSIAEFVALSQSLKFIADKYNHKRASILAESCEKAISEVLANREWPSRKVGELDNRGEHFYFVKHWSNALSSQAEDAQIKEKFTAVSDKLSKNEPLIKEEMLSVQGQKADIKGYYRPDEDIAKKLMRPSSTLNKIVDEI